A window of Cottoperca gobio chromosome 16, fCotGob3.1, whole genome shotgun sequence contains these coding sequences:
- the LOC115021652 gene encoding secretory phospholipase A2 receptor-like isoform X2, whose amino-acid sequence MDVILRLILLLSGLCSLSSCLLQPPFLFLKTKKTWYEAQKFCREKCLDLATIDDMAEMETLLESVRDQYDDAAWIGLWKGTRKTWHWSLVDKHHEGGEIKYPISGTNNCGSYKQKKLLSDHCADRKYSICFDGSKRGRDRYVLITEAKIWTVARDFCRTHHTDLASVRNDTEYQMIQEVAGARQVWVGLFKDIWRWSDQTNSSFRYWKASQIIYSEPNGKCGVLLEKESGRWGERPCAQTLPFICTCELMFIISMLNITQQIPTRGSSSVKYFKVRISSQDSVRMTPEEQEDILKQIKQRLRERGVEVFTLQWTTLPVLQTTRNN is encoded by the exons ATGGATGTGATCCTACGTCTCATTCTGCTTCTGTCAG GGCTGTGTtctctgtcttcatgtcttctccAGCCTCCGTTTCTCTtcctgaaaacaaagaaaacctgGTACGAGGCTCAGAAGTTCTGCAGAGAGAAGTGTCTGGACCTGGCCACCATCGACGACATGGCAGAGATGGAAACACTCCTTGAATCTGTTCGGGACCAATACGATGACGCCGCGTGGATAGGACTTTGGAAAGGGACGAGGAAGACGTGGCACTggtctctggtggacaaacatCACGAGGGGGGAGAAATCAAATACCCGATTTCGGGCACCAACAACTGTGGAAGTTATAAACAGAAGAAACTGCTGTCAGACCACTGTGCAGACCGTAAATATTCTATTTGCTTTGATG gaagtaaACGTGGAAGAGATCGGTACGTTCTTATTACAGAAGCTAAGATTTGGACCGTTGCTCGAGACTTCTGCagaacacaccacacagacCTGGCCAGCGTGAGGAATGATACAGAGTATCAGATGATCCAGGAAGTAGCCGGGGCCCGGCAGGTGTGGGTTGGCCTCTTCAAGGACATCTGGCGGTGGTCCGACCAGACGAACTCCTCGTTTAGATACTGGAAAGCAAGCCAAATCATTTATTCTGAACCTAACGGAAAGTGTGGCGTTCTGTTGGAGAAGGAATCTGGTCGATGGGGAGAACGGCcatgtgcacaaacactcccCTTCATCTGCACATGTG AGCTGATGTTTATTATCTCCATGTTGAATATCACCCAGCAAATTCCTACCCGTG GCTCCAGCAGTGTGAAGTACTTCAAAGTGAGGATCAGCTCACAGGACTCTGTGAGAATGACTCCTGAAGAGCAAGAGGACATCTTGAAGCAG aTCAAGCAGCGGCTGAGGGAGAGGGGTGTGGAAGTCTTCACACTACAATGGACAACTCTGCCAGTTCTACAAACTACAAGGAACaactaa
- the LOC115021652 gene encoding secretory phospholipase A2 receptor-like isoform X1, which produces MLHDVHNEKKCLHPFSPAGLCSLSSCLLQPPFLFLKTKKTWYEAQKFCREKCLDLATIDDMAEMETLLESVRDQYDDAAWIGLWKGTRKTWHWSLVDKHHEGGEIKYPISGTNNCGSYKQKKLLSDHCADRKYSICFDGSKRGRDRYVLITEAKIWTVARDFCRTHHTDLASVRNDTEYQMIQEVAGARQVWVGLFKDIWRWSDQTNSSFRYWKASQIIYSEPNGKCGVLLEKESGRWGERPCAQTLPFICTCELMFIISMLNITQQIPTRGSSSVKYFKVRISSQDSVRMTPEEQEDILKQIKQRLRERGVEVFTLQWTTLPVLQTTRNN; this is translated from the exons atgttgcaTGATGTACACAATGAGAAGAAGTGTCTCCATCCCTTCTCTCCCGCAGGGCTGTGTtctctgtcttcatgtcttctccAGCCTCCGTTTCTCTtcctgaaaacaaagaaaacctgGTACGAGGCTCAGAAGTTCTGCAGAGAGAAGTGTCTGGACCTGGCCACCATCGACGACATGGCAGAGATGGAAACACTCCTTGAATCTGTTCGGGACCAATACGATGACGCCGCGTGGATAGGACTTTGGAAAGGGACGAGGAAGACGTGGCACTggtctctggtggacaaacatCACGAGGGGGGAGAAATCAAATACCCGATTTCGGGCACCAACAACTGTGGAAGTTATAAACAGAAGAAACTGCTGTCAGACCACTGTGCAGACCGTAAATATTCTATTTGCTTTGATG gaagtaaACGTGGAAGAGATCGGTACGTTCTTATTACAGAAGCTAAGATTTGGACCGTTGCTCGAGACTTCTGCagaacacaccacacagacCTGGCCAGCGTGAGGAATGATACAGAGTATCAGATGATCCAGGAAGTAGCCGGGGCCCGGCAGGTGTGGGTTGGCCTCTTCAAGGACATCTGGCGGTGGTCCGACCAGACGAACTCCTCGTTTAGATACTGGAAAGCAAGCCAAATCATTTATTCTGAACCTAACGGAAAGTGTGGCGTTCTGTTGGAGAAGGAATCTGGTCGATGGGGAGAACGGCcatgtgcacaaacactcccCTTCATCTGCACATGTG AGCTGATGTTTATTATCTCCATGTTGAATATCACCCAGCAAATTCCTACCCGTG GCTCCAGCAGTGTGAAGTACTTCAAAGTGAGGATCAGCTCACAGGACTCTGTGAGAATGACTCCTGAAGAGCAAGAGGACATCTTGAAGCAG aTCAAGCAGCGGCTGAGGGAGAGGGGTGTGGAAGTCTTCACACTACAATGGACAACTCTGCCAGTTCTACAAACTACAAGGAACaactaa
- the LOC115021652 gene encoding secretory phospholipase A2 receptor-like isoform X3, whose amino-acid sequence MLHDVHNEKKCLHPFSPAGLCSLSSCLLQPPFLFLKTKKTWYEAQKFCREKCLDLATIDDMAEMETLLESVRDQYDDAAWIGLWKGTRKTWHWSLVDKHHEGGEIKYPISGTNNCGSYKQKKLLSDHCADRKYSICFDGSKRGRDRYVLITEAKIWTVARDFCRTHHTDLASVRNDTEYQMIQEVAGARQVWVGLFKDIWRWSDQTNSSFRYWKASQIIYSEPNGKCGVLLEKESGRWGERPCAQTLPFICTCGSSSVKYFKVRISSQDSVRMTPEEQEDILKQIKQRLRERGVEVFTLQWTTLPVLQTTRNN is encoded by the exons atgttgcaTGATGTACACAATGAGAAGAAGTGTCTCCATCCCTTCTCTCCCGCAGGGCTGTGTtctctgtcttcatgtcttctccAGCCTCCGTTTCTCTtcctgaaaacaaagaaaacctgGTACGAGGCTCAGAAGTTCTGCAGAGAGAAGTGTCTGGACCTGGCCACCATCGACGACATGGCAGAGATGGAAACACTCCTTGAATCTGTTCGGGACCAATACGATGACGCCGCGTGGATAGGACTTTGGAAAGGGACGAGGAAGACGTGGCACTggtctctggtggacaaacatCACGAGGGGGGAGAAATCAAATACCCGATTTCGGGCACCAACAACTGTGGAAGTTATAAACAGAAGAAACTGCTGTCAGACCACTGTGCAGACCGTAAATATTCTATTTGCTTTGATG gaagtaaACGTGGAAGAGATCGGTACGTTCTTATTACAGAAGCTAAGATTTGGACCGTTGCTCGAGACTTCTGCagaacacaccacacagacCTGGCCAGCGTGAGGAATGATACAGAGTATCAGATGATCCAGGAAGTAGCCGGGGCCCGGCAGGTGTGGGTTGGCCTCTTCAAGGACATCTGGCGGTGGTCCGACCAGACGAACTCCTCGTTTAGATACTGGAAAGCAAGCCAAATCATTTATTCTGAACCTAACGGAAAGTGTGGCGTTCTGTTGGAGAAGGAATCTGGTCGATGGGGAGAACGGCcatgtgcacaaacactcccCTTCATCTGCACATGTG GCTCCAGCAGTGTGAAGTACTTCAAAGTGAGGATCAGCTCACAGGACTCTGTGAGAATGACTCCTGAAGAGCAAGAGGACATCTTGAAGCAG aTCAAGCAGCGGCTGAGGGAGAGGGGTGTGGAAGTCTTCACACTACAATGGACAACTCTGCCAGTTCTACAAACTACAAGGAACaactaa
- the casp2 gene encoding caspase-2 isoform X1 has product MLECGMLEQDRRALRRRSAVLCKDLVVDELLIQSLQAENILTESMAETIMAEQTSHKRSWRLLLLLPKRGPRAFSSFCSALQETDQQHLQDLLLRSPEKDGKETAVEIIQPEEEPEGNAGRVLKSTTERKRETSSVDREEENEVSSTSSGPVQASDSSLRSESPFRGLSPVREEDRKTERQMTKKRDEQMDRFGDSSLPFPTQEEVAAKRARTRAETMEFSLDADSPISTPVLPCTADFYLSHCQQSYRVNSSPRGFVLVISNVTFDPCAAPDLDPRKGGEVDDEVLRKVFTELDYVVTVHRDLTAQGMRMCIENFCRRPDHRTMDSCVVCLLSHGVEGAIYGTDGQLLQLDWVFESFDNAHCPLLQNKPKMFFIQACRGEEMDCGVEQIDGPPRTCSPSCEQRDAGREGQGDANSRQREDMGRPRIKLPQRSDMICGFASLKGQRTCTAAMRNTKRGSWFIQELNRTLRLHAKDTHLADIMVQVNGRIKEREGYAPGTAHHRCKEMSEFTSSLCKDLYLFPKYQPQY; this is encoded by the exons atgttggAGTGTGGCATGCTGGAGCAGGACCGACGGGCTCTGCGGAGACGCTCTGCGGTGCTGTGCAAAGACCTGGTGGTGGACGAGCTGCTCATTCAGTCCTTACAGGCAGAAAACATCCTGACGGAGAGCATGGCAGAGACTATTATG GCTGAGCAAACATCTCATAAACGAAGCTGGCGCTTACTCCTCCTCCTACCAAAGCGGGGGCCAAGAGCCTTCAGCAGCTTCTGCTCAGCTCTGCAAGAAACTGATCAGCAGCACCTGCAAGACCTGCTCTTACGATCGCCAGAAAAAGATGGCAAAGAGACGGCTGTAGAG ATTATTCAGCCTGAGGAAGAGCCAGAGGGAAATGCAGGGCGAGTCCTCAAGTCGACgacagaaaggaagagagag ACGTCCTcagtagacagagaagaagagaatgaGGTGAGCAGCACCTCGTCAGGCCCAGTCCAAGCCTCAGATAGCAGCCTGCGCTCAGAGTCACCATTCAGAGGACTGTCCCCAGTCAGGgaggaagacaggaagacagagagacagatgacgAAGAAGAGAGATGAGCAGATGGAT AGGTTTGGGGACTCTTCTCTTCCATTTCCCACCCAAGAAGAAGTTGCTGCCAAGAGGGCAAGGACACGCG CGGAGACCATGGAGTTCAGTCTGGACGCAGATAGTCCCATCAGCACTCCTGTGCTCCCGTGCACTGCAGACTTCTACCTCTCTCACTGCCAGCAG tctTACAGAGTTAATTCATCCCCTCGTGGTTTTGTTTTGGTGATCAGTAACGTGACCTTTGATCCTTGTGCTGCGCCTGACCTTGACCctaggaagggaggagaggtggATGACGAGGTCCTCAGGAAGGTCTTCACAGAGCTGGACTACGTGGTTACAGTCCACAGAGACCTCACTgctcag GGCATGAGGATGTGCATTGAGAACTTTTGCCGTCGGCCGGACCACCGGACGATGGACAGCTGCGTGGTGTGTCTGCTCTCCCACGGAGTGGAAGGAGCGATATATGGTACAGACGGACAGCTCCTGCAG CTGGACTGGGTGTTTGAGTCCTTTGACAATGCGCACTGTCCGCTGCTACAGAACAAACCCAAGATGTTTTTCATCCAGGCCTGCAGAGGAG AGGAGATGGACTGTGGAGTGGAGCAGATCGACGGGCCCCCGAGGACCTGCTCCCCGAGCTGTGAACAGCGGGACGCTGGGAGGGAAGGACAGGGGGACGCAAActccagacagagagaggacatggGGAGGCCCCGGATTAAACTGCCCCAGAGGTCCGACATGATCTGTGGCTTTGCATCTCTCAAAGGTCAGAGGACTT GCACAGCAGCCATGCGCAACACCAAGAGAGGATCCTGGTTTATCCAGGAACTTAACAGAACACTGCGCCTCCACGCCAAAGACACACACCTTGCAGACATCATGGTGCAG GTCAACGGGCGCATCAAGGAGCGCGAGGGTTACGCTCCTGGCACCGCCCACCATCGCTGCAAAGAGATGTCAGAGTTCACCAGCTCATTATGCAAAGACCTCTACCTTTTCCCCAAGTACCAGCCCCAGTATTGA
- the casp2 gene encoding caspase-2 isoform X2, whose translation MLECGMLEQDRRALRRRSAVLCKDLVVDELLIQSLQAENILTESMAETIMAEQTSHKRSWRLLLLLPKRGPRAFSSFCSALQETDQQHLQDLLLRSPEKDGKETAVEIIQPEEEPEGNAGRVLKSTTERKRETSSVDREEENEVSSTSSGPVQASDSSLRSESPFRGLSPVREEDRKTERQMTKKRDEQMDRFGDSSLPFPTQEEVAAKRARTRAETMEFSLDADSPISTPVLPCTADFYLSHCQQSYRVNSSPRGFVLVISNVTFDPCAAPDLDPRKGGEVDDEVLRKVFTELDYVVTVHRDLTAQGMRMCIENFCRRPDHRTMDSCVVCLLSHGVEGAIYGTDGQLLQLDWVFESFDNAHCPLLQNKPKMFFIQACRGEEMDCGVEQIDGPPRTCSPSCEQRDAGREGQGDANSRQREDMGRPRIKLPQRSDMICGFASLKGTAAMRNTKRGSWFIQELNRTLRLHAKDTHLADIMVQVNGRIKEREGYAPGTAHHRCKEMSEFTSSLCKDLYLFPKYQPQY comes from the exons atgttggAGTGTGGCATGCTGGAGCAGGACCGACGGGCTCTGCGGAGACGCTCTGCGGTGCTGTGCAAAGACCTGGTGGTGGACGAGCTGCTCATTCAGTCCTTACAGGCAGAAAACATCCTGACGGAGAGCATGGCAGAGACTATTATG GCTGAGCAAACATCTCATAAACGAAGCTGGCGCTTACTCCTCCTCCTACCAAAGCGGGGGCCAAGAGCCTTCAGCAGCTTCTGCTCAGCTCTGCAAGAAACTGATCAGCAGCACCTGCAAGACCTGCTCTTACGATCGCCAGAAAAAGATGGCAAAGAGACGGCTGTAGAG ATTATTCAGCCTGAGGAAGAGCCAGAGGGAAATGCAGGGCGAGTCCTCAAGTCGACgacagaaaggaagagagag ACGTCCTcagtagacagagaagaagagaatgaGGTGAGCAGCACCTCGTCAGGCCCAGTCCAAGCCTCAGATAGCAGCCTGCGCTCAGAGTCACCATTCAGAGGACTGTCCCCAGTCAGGgaggaagacaggaagacagagagacagatgacgAAGAAGAGAGATGAGCAGATGGAT AGGTTTGGGGACTCTTCTCTTCCATTTCCCACCCAAGAAGAAGTTGCTGCCAAGAGGGCAAGGACACGCG CGGAGACCATGGAGTTCAGTCTGGACGCAGATAGTCCCATCAGCACTCCTGTGCTCCCGTGCACTGCAGACTTCTACCTCTCTCACTGCCAGCAG tctTACAGAGTTAATTCATCCCCTCGTGGTTTTGTTTTGGTGATCAGTAACGTGACCTTTGATCCTTGTGCTGCGCCTGACCTTGACCctaggaagggaggagaggtggATGACGAGGTCCTCAGGAAGGTCTTCACAGAGCTGGACTACGTGGTTACAGTCCACAGAGACCTCACTgctcag GGCATGAGGATGTGCATTGAGAACTTTTGCCGTCGGCCGGACCACCGGACGATGGACAGCTGCGTGGTGTGTCTGCTCTCCCACGGAGTGGAAGGAGCGATATATGGTACAGACGGACAGCTCCTGCAG CTGGACTGGGTGTTTGAGTCCTTTGACAATGCGCACTGTCCGCTGCTACAGAACAAACCCAAGATGTTTTTCATCCAGGCCTGCAGAGGAG AGGAGATGGACTGTGGAGTGGAGCAGATCGACGGGCCCCCGAGGACCTGCTCCCCGAGCTGTGAACAGCGGGACGCTGGGAGGGAAGGACAGGGGGACGCAAActccagacagagagaggacatggGGAGGCCCCGGATTAAACTGCCCCAGAGGTCCGACATGATCTGTGGCTTTGCATCTCTCAAAG GCACAGCAGCCATGCGCAACACCAAGAGAGGATCCTGGTTTATCCAGGAACTTAACAGAACACTGCGCCTCCACGCCAAAGACACACACCTTGCAGACATCATGGTGCAG GTCAACGGGCGCATCAAGGAGCGCGAGGGTTACGCTCCTGGCACCGCCCACCATCGCTGCAAAGAGATGTCAGAGTTCACCAGCTCATTATGCAAAGACCTCTACCTTTTCCCCAAGTACCAGCCCCAGTATTGA
- the casp2 gene encoding caspase-2 isoform X3, translating into MLECGMLEQDRRALRRRSAVLCKDLVVDELLIQSLQAENILTESMAETIMAEQTSHKRSWRLLLLLPKRGPRAFSSFCSALQETDQQHLQDLLLRSPEKDGKETAVEIIQPEEEPEGNAGRVLKSTTERKRERFGDSSLPFPTQEEVAAKRARTRAETMEFSLDADSPISTPVLPCTADFYLSHCQQSYRVNSSPRGFVLVISNVTFDPCAAPDLDPRKGGEVDDEVLRKVFTELDYVVTVHRDLTAQGMRMCIENFCRRPDHRTMDSCVVCLLSHGVEGAIYGTDGQLLQLDWVFESFDNAHCPLLQNKPKMFFIQACRGEEMDCGVEQIDGPPRTCSPSCEQRDAGREGQGDANSRQREDMGRPRIKLPQRSDMICGFASLKGQRTCTAAMRNTKRGSWFIQELNRTLRLHAKDTHLADIMVQVNGRIKEREGYAPGTAHHRCKEMSEFTSSLCKDLYLFPKYQPQY; encoded by the exons atgttggAGTGTGGCATGCTGGAGCAGGACCGACGGGCTCTGCGGAGACGCTCTGCGGTGCTGTGCAAAGACCTGGTGGTGGACGAGCTGCTCATTCAGTCCTTACAGGCAGAAAACATCCTGACGGAGAGCATGGCAGAGACTATTATG GCTGAGCAAACATCTCATAAACGAAGCTGGCGCTTACTCCTCCTCCTACCAAAGCGGGGGCCAAGAGCCTTCAGCAGCTTCTGCTCAGCTCTGCAAGAAACTGATCAGCAGCACCTGCAAGACCTGCTCTTACGATCGCCAGAAAAAGATGGCAAAGAGACGGCTGTAGAG ATTATTCAGCCTGAGGAAGAGCCAGAGGGAAATGCAGGGCGAGTCCTCAAGTCGACgacagaaaggaagagagag AGGTTTGGGGACTCTTCTCTTCCATTTCCCACCCAAGAAGAAGTTGCTGCCAAGAGGGCAAGGACACGCG CGGAGACCATGGAGTTCAGTCTGGACGCAGATAGTCCCATCAGCACTCCTGTGCTCCCGTGCACTGCAGACTTCTACCTCTCTCACTGCCAGCAG tctTACAGAGTTAATTCATCCCCTCGTGGTTTTGTTTTGGTGATCAGTAACGTGACCTTTGATCCTTGTGCTGCGCCTGACCTTGACCctaggaagggaggagaggtggATGACGAGGTCCTCAGGAAGGTCTTCACAGAGCTGGACTACGTGGTTACAGTCCACAGAGACCTCACTgctcag GGCATGAGGATGTGCATTGAGAACTTTTGCCGTCGGCCGGACCACCGGACGATGGACAGCTGCGTGGTGTGTCTGCTCTCCCACGGAGTGGAAGGAGCGATATATGGTACAGACGGACAGCTCCTGCAG CTGGACTGGGTGTTTGAGTCCTTTGACAATGCGCACTGTCCGCTGCTACAGAACAAACCCAAGATGTTTTTCATCCAGGCCTGCAGAGGAG AGGAGATGGACTGTGGAGTGGAGCAGATCGACGGGCCCCCGAGGACCTGCTCCCCGAGCTGTGAACAGCGGGACGCTGGGAGGGAAGGACAGGGGGACGCAAActccagacagagagaggacatggGGAGGCCCCGGATTAAACTGCCCCAGAGGTCCGACATGATCTGTGGCTTTGCATCTCTCAAAGGTCAGAGGACTT GCACAGCAGCCATGCGCAACACCAAGAGAGGATCCTGGTTTATCCAGGAACTTAACAGAACACTGCGCCTCCACGCCAAAGACACACACCTTGCAGACATCATGGTGCAG GTCAACGGGCGCATCAAGGAGCGCGAGGGTTACGCTCCTGGCACCGCCCACCATCGCTGCAAAGAGATGTCAGAGTTCACCAGCTCATTATGCAAAGACCTCTACCTTTTCCCCAAGTACCAGCCCCAGTATTGA
- the casp2 gene encoding caspase-2 isoform X4, which yields MLECGMLEQDRRALRRRSAVLCKDLVVDELLIQSLQAENILTESMAETIMAEQTSHKRSWRLLLLLPKRGPRAFSSFCSALQETDQQHLQDLLLRSPEKDGKETAVEIIQPEEEPEGNAGRVLKSTTERKRERFGDSSLPFPTQEEVAAKRARTRAETMEFSLDADSPISTPVLPCTADFYLSHCQQSYRVNSSPRGFVLVISNVTFDPCAAPDLDPRKGGEVDDEVLRKVFTELDYVVTVHRDLTAQGMRMCIENFCRRPDHRTMDSCVVCLLSHGVEGAIYGTDGQLLQLDWVFESFDNAHCPLLQNKPKMFFIQACRGEEMDCGVEQIDGPPRTCSPSCEQRDAGREGQGDANSRQREDMGRPRIKLPQRSDMICGFASLKGTAAMRNTKRGSWFIQELNRTLRLHAKDTHLADIMVQVNGRIKEREGYAPGTAHHRCKEMSEFTSSLCKDLYLFPKYQPQY from the exons atgttggAGTGTGGCATGCTGGAGCAGGACCGACGGGCTCTGCGGAGACGCTCTGCGGTGCTGTGCAAAGACCTGGTGGTGGACGAGCTGCTCATTCAGTCCTTACAGGCAGAAAACATCCTGACGGAGAGCATGGCAGAGACTATTATG GCTGAGCAAACATCTCATAAACGAAGCTGGCGCTTACTCCTCCTCCTACCAAAGCGGGGGCCAAGAGCCTTCAGCAGCTTCTGCTCAGCTCTGCAAGAAACTGATCAGCAGCACCTGCAAGACCTGCTCTTACGATCGCCAGAAAAAGATGGCAAAGAGACGGCTGTAGAG ATTATTCAGCCTGAGGAAGAGCCAGAGGGAAATGCAGGGCGAGTCCTCAAGTCGACgacagaaaggaagagagag AGGTTTGGGGACTCTTCTCTTCCATTTCCCACCCAAGAAGAAGTTGCTGCCAAGAGGGCAAGGACACGCG CGGAGACCATGGAGTTCAGTCTGGACGCAGATAGTCCCATCAGCACTCCTGTGCTCCCGTGCACTGCAGACTTCTACCTCTCTCACTGCCAGCAG tctTACAGAGTTAATTCATCCCCTCGTGGTTTTGTTTTGGTGATCAGTAACGTGACCTTTGATCCTTGTGCTGCGCCTGACCTTGACCctaggaagggaggagaggtggATGACGAGGTCCTCAGGAAGGTCTTCACAGAGCTGGACTACGTGGTTACAGTCCACAGAGACCTCACTgctcag GGCATGAGGATGTGCATTGAGAACTTTTGCCGTCGGCCGGACCACCGGACGATGGACAGCTGCGTGGTGTGTCTGCTCTCCCACGGAGTGGAAGGAGCGATATATGGTACAGACGGACAGCTCCTGCAG CTGGACTGGGTGTTTGAGTCCTTTGACAATGCGCACTGTCCGCTGCTACAGAACAAACCCAAGATGTTTTTCATCCAGGCCTGCAGAGGAG AGGAGATGGACTGTGGAGTGGAGCAGATCGACGGGCCCCCGAGGACCTGCTCCCCGAGCTGTGAACAGCGGGACGCTGGGAGGGAAGGACAGGGGGACGCAAActccagacagagagaggacatggGGAGGCCCCGGATTAAACTGCCCCAGAGGTCCGACATGATCTGTGGCTTTGCATCTCTCAAAG GCACAGCAGCCATGCGCAACACCAAGAGAGGATCCTGGTTTATCCAGGAACTTAACAGAACACTGCGCCTCCACGCCAAAGACACACACCTTGCAGACATCATGGTGCAG GTCAACGGGCGCATCAAGGAGCGCGAGGGTTACGCTCCTGGCACCGCCCACCATCGCTGCAAAGAGATGTCAGAGTTCACCAGCTCATTATGCAAAGACCTCTACCTTTTCCCCAAGTACCAGCCCCAGTATTGA